gggccactcccgtggcatatgggaggttcccaggctaggggtctaatcggagctatagctgccagcctacatcagagccacagcaacttgggatctgagctgcgtctgcaacctacaccacagctcacggcaacgccggatcgttaacccactgagcaagggcagggattgaaccctcaacctcatggttcctagtcagattcgttaaccgctgcgccaccacgggaactccccaaaatttttttaattaaaaaaattaaaatgccttaaaaaaagtTAACCCTGTCTCTCCTTTGCAGGCTATTTGCAAGAACTGTTGGGATTAGCCATATAGATAGACCATTTCTTTAGGTATATCAGTCGTTCTTAGCTTTTGGCCATGACTTTTAGCAGCTCAATTCTTATATGAGTGTTTTCTCTTTGCAGTACTTTCCTTTCCATATTCCTTTAACACTTATCCTTGTACTATTTTTCTCTCTATTCGGATAAATTTATGTGGTCTTGGtcaataacttttttctttttacagccacacctgtgccatatggaagttcccaagctagggctctaatcagaactgtagctgcaggcccaggccacagacacagcaacaccacatctgagtcgcatctgtgacttatgctgcagcttgcagccatgccgggtccttaacccactgagcaaggccagggatagaacctgcatcctcacagacactaggttgggagttcttaacccactgagccataacgggaactccagtatctttcatttctttaataatcacaGCTGTATCTTCTCTTCACAGCAAATCAGTTATCTTGGAGAACAGTCTTAggaagtagatttaaaaaaaaaaaaaaaaactccagcaaGTGTTTGAGAAAACATGGAAGGCGCATAATTAAAGGTATTCTGGCCTAGCATCCGATAAAGAATCAAGGAGAGGGGAGTTACCTGTTAGgtcaatacacacacactcacacaaacactCCTATCTTTACACATCTCTGTGAGCATACACATAATGCgtgcatgtaaaaaaaaaaaaaaacctcagaatgCCAGGCAAATACATACCATCTTGTAAATATGCAGAAATGTGCACTCAAACACATAGCCTTGATAAAAACCAGGTTAATAATTAATATGTTGTGGGCTCTGGTTTATAAAACACCTTCCCCTACCTTCTCTCATTAAAACAACCCTGTGGATGGAATATGTCTTAATAGCTTCCACTCAGTGAGTGTTTGCGtgggccagacactgtgctaagtgccttAAATGCTTCTCTCATTTCATCTGCTCAGCAGCCTATGATGTAAGTATTATTTTAGCCCATTATGCAGATGGAAGCACCAAGGCTCAAAGCCCTTAGGTGATTTCTCAAGGTCACGCAGCTGGCAAGTGAGGAGAGGTACTTTCACATCCTCCAGCAGACTTCGCTGTCTGCGGCACATTCCCCCTCCTACCTGCAGGGGGCGACCTCGCCCTTCCAGGGCTGAGAATGCAACCACAGGAGAGGAACCCTCAATTCTTTCCATCCTGTAACTTCAGAAAGCAGGACTTAATGGTCATTTTATGGTGTTTCCAGAGAGTAAAAACctgaggctgggagttcccgttgtggctcagcggaaacgaatccgaccagtacccatggtgatgcaggtttgatccctggcctccctcagtgggtggggTTCTGGTGTtggtgctgagctgtggtgtaggtcgaagacgcagcttggatcccacattgctgtggctgtgctgtgggccggcagctcggacccttagcctgggaacttcatatgccccaggtgcggccctaaaaaggaaaaaaacaaaaaacaaaaacaacctgagGCTGAAGAAAATCGAAGGTGTCCAGGCTGATTTGtcataaaattttaacattatgCAAACAGTAGCAAATTATGGAACACATTCTCATTGCCAGAAACTAATTTAGGAAACTCACAGCCACCCTGGGGTGGAATTATCTGTGTCAGAGGTAAGGCCTAGAGGCCTGAGTGGTCCCCCATGTAGTAAGTAGCAGAGCAGAGATGGGATCCCAGGCAGGTCAGGTTCTTTTCTCCTGCTGTCAGACCATGGCACTGCCTCTCCCTGACAAGGGATGCTGAGCGGGCAGGCCTGAGGCCAGAGTCCCACATTTTGCTCCTGGCTGGCCCCCATGACCCTCTGCTCTATGGTCTGTGACACAGCTACCTGCCCTGTGAAATTTGGAGCCCTGTGGACTGGCGACCAGGTGCAAAGTGTGCCGGCCAGCATCTCACTTGCAGAAAGCAAAGACACCTGTAATTAGGATGGTGAGCCTCATCTCGAATGTTCTGGGGATACCCCCCCCAATCCTCCCTGGGCGTCTATGGGCATCTCTCCAGCTTTTGTGGGGTCCCTCATTCTGAGCTGTGTaactctcccccctccccctcgaGCTGGCCAGAGCCCAGCTCTCCAAGGAGACCAGAAAGCCCTCAGGCCTCCTCCAGCACATCCGTGTCCTCACCTCGGCAAGCAGTCCCTGCAACGTCAGCCAGGTCAGCCTGAGTGAGGCCTGACACGGACTCGGGAGCACTCGTCTTAGACACAGCAGCTCTCCAGACTTCTCTGAGGGGCCGGCCATCCTGCACATTTTCTCAGCAGCCTTGGCCCGAGGCCCCACTTTCCTGGATTCCAAGTCTGCCCCTCTGCACTGGCCCCACTCGTCCCTGGGAGCTCCAGCCACCCACTGCTTGGGGTACAGACAGAACTTACTGACCCCCCAATCCTTGGCCCTGCCTTCAGCTTCCTTCCCTGAGACTGGCCTAGACTCTGCTCATTGCCACCCTCCCGGGGCTCAGCGCAGACTGCAGCTCTGCAGGGGGGCCAGAGAGGAAGCTTCCCAGTCTGGCTCTCCCTCCAAATAATGTCCTTTCCCATGGTGCCCCTCCCAGGGCTCAGCATACCTGGGTGTTCCCATGAACTTGGTACAGTGTCTCCAAGTACCTACCTGTGGGCTTCCGGCTGTGGCCAAACATTCCAGGGTGAGCCTCCAGGCCTCAAGCCCCTCAGGCCTTCCTGCTACCCTGGGCTCCTGGGCCTAATGGAGTCCTGGGAGCAAACGGGGAGGACAGCTTCTTTTTATTTGGCTGCTTCTGATTGCCTCTCCCAGATCAGACTTGGGGCATCCGcacaggcagggggaggggacccCACACTGTGCTATCAGACCACACCAGGTGCCACCCACACCCCCACGCACAACCCCTCTGTCCAGAGCCCCATTCTCCTAAAAAGCAGCAAGTTACAATAGGACCCCAAGGCCCACAGTGCAAACAAAGGTCACTTTCCAAAAGGAGTTCAAGTCCAAAGGTAAGAGCCCAGCAGGATCCTGCTCCTTTCAGAGGAGGCTGGGGTTGTGGGgatctggggggggggtgcagcccCAGGCTCCAGAGTTCCTTCTCACTGGCAAAGGGCCTCCTTTCCCCCTCAGGTCTCAGCCCATTCAGTTTTGCTCCGGATGGTTTTATAATCTCCCCTCCTGGAGTCATCCTGCCATTGGCTCCTCCCAGGCCGGTCTCCATCCAGGTCCGCGAGGGCCCTCGGTGCCCGGTCAGGAGTGCTGGTAGCCCATCCCGGGACCCGCTCGCAGGTGGCCTCGCGGCCAGGCAGAAGGAGCCCCTGGACATCGGCGCCAGCTTCCCGCGGAGGTCTGGGCGGCACCCTGTGCCTCGGCCACCGCCCTGGGCCGTCCCAGGGGCGCGTGCGGGAAGCACGAGGCACAGCGCGGCGCGAAGGGCCCGGCGGGCAGCGGCGCAGGCTGCGGCGGACGGCAGCCGGGGTCCCCCGCGTCCCCGGCGCGCGCGGCCTGGCCGTGACACTCCAGGTGGCCGCAGGGCCAGCGCGGCGTGGGGCTGGCCCGCAGCACGAGGGAGAGCGCCGTGATGCGGTGGATGGCCCGGCGCAGCGTGGCGATCTTGGAGAGCCGCTTGCCGCCCAGGTCGTGGCGCAGCGCGCGGCGCAGCGCGTTGAAGGCCTCGTTGTAGTCCAGGATGCGCTTGCGCTCGCGCACGTTGGCCGCCATGCGCCGCGCCTTGGAGCGCACGGGCCGGCTGCGCTTTCGGCCGCCCGCCGTCTCCTCTGCCTCGCCCAGGCCGCAGGGCCCGCCGTTCTCCCTCAGCACCCCAAACTCCCTCCTAGCCCCCAGGCAAGCGCTCCCCAAGTCCTCGGCAGAGTCCTCGGCCCCCTTCAGGCCCCCGAGGCCTGGTCCTGGCGCACCTCGGTGCATGGCCTCCTCCCGGGCCTTGCGGCTCCGGCTCCGACTCTCACTCGGTTCACAAGGCTGACAGTCCACCTTCTGAGCGCGCTGGCTCCTGCAGTCTGGACACTCCCGCGACAGGCCCTCTCCAGCTGGGCTTTATGGCACCACGTGGCTCTCCGccctccccatccatccatctccctccGCCTGCTTTATTACCTGCCTCCAGGTAGGTTGGTAAGGGAGGAAGCTTGCAGATTCTTGTAGGAGTGGACCTGCCGGGCACCCTGGCCACGCCCAGGGCAGTGCTCAGCCGCTGGAGAGAGCTTGCCCTGCTTCACGCCGGGGCCTCTCTGGGGTGGCTgagttctccattcttcctcgTGACCCCAAATAGCGTGCCAGCTTGGCCTTCAAGCAGGAGAGCTGATAGTGCACAGACGGGCCCCAGTGGCTGCTGCGTGTGTTAAAGAACCTTGAAAGTTTGTGTCAAGTCCTGTGGGCCACCACAGGGCTGTCACAGAGGAAAGCATGACTGTTCCAGCGGGACCAGTAAGGGAGGGGCCGTTCAGACAGGGCGGGGGGCAGATCGGGGACCTGCAGCATCTGGCCTCCTCAGCTACCCGAGTGAGGCTGACTGGGATTCTGGGTTTGGGTTTTGATTTGGCCTTACTCACCTTCTGCCTCCCTTCAGCTCCCCCTTCCACAGGCAGAGATGGACCAAATTGGCAGCAGAGGGTTTTGGAAAGTTGTCTTGTGGCCCTCTGGCTTCCCTTGTGGTACCCATCAGGGGCATCTTTTAGAGTCCTGGGTCCTTGAGTAGCCTTGTCTCATGACAGCACTGCCATGCCATGAAGTCAGTGGACCCACTCCCCATCCCCTACCCCAAGGATTTTAATTTTACGTATAGacttagaaaaagaataatgctTAGTCCTAGAGAAGGACCCCAGTGGAATTTCAGGCATCCGCAAGTGAGTTATTTGGAGCACCAAGGTCAGTCTCATTCCCAGCCACAAGCCAGATGCCTCCAAAATGCCAAGGCTCTGTTATCAGCTGGGATGAGTGTGGAGTTCACATCCCTCTCGCCAAAGAACCAATTAATAAGCCCATCGTTTCAAATTATAAATTGTTCCGTGAAGAACAAGAACAGGGCTGGGgggcttttgttttcttgtctgtctTGCCTACTAGACAGTAAGCACCCTCAGGGCATTGTATTTCTGGTGCTCTCTTCCCCAAATCCACAATGTCTGTGAAATTTAAAAGTGATTGAAAGTAGCTAGAACTGGATGTTTTCTGCTCTCTACTCAGTCTGTTTCCCACTGtcccagaacacacacacacacaatcacagaACTGCAGGCCTCAAGCAGGATTCTACCTAGGGGGTGGCCCATAGATGTCTGAGCACCCATGGGGTGCATGGGCCATAGATATTTGAGCACCCATGGGTGCATCCAGAATGACAGTCTCACTGGGTCTCAGCGTGGGAAGCAGGGAAGCAGGCCAAAGCCCAGACATTATGGTTCCTGAGTGTCACATTCCACTCAGCCCCAACCCCATCCCATGTCCCTCAAGGCCACTCTGGAGAGAGTTGAATCACATTCCTCAGCATCGGCCTTTCCCAGACCCAAAAAGCCCGGCCCAGGGCTTAAAGGCAGGCAGATCATGAGGCAATAGCTGGACCTTTCAGTCCCAGAAGAGCCTGGTGGGAGAGCTGGTTAGGCAGGTGGGAGCCCTCCCTGTCCCCAACCACCTCCAGCCAAAAGCCCCTTCCAGAACCTCCCCCATCGAGGGCACAGTTGGACATAGGCGTGCTTCCAGAGAATTCCACTGGACAGGGGTCAGGAGACCTGGCACTAGTTCCACCACCAACTCGCTATGTGGCCCTGTGCCAGGCATGTCCCCCTCTCGGCAccccagttttctttcctttgcaagGAAGACATCCCCTCTACAAAAGAGGTTCTCCAGGACCAGCTACATAATTGCAGAGCCCAAATGGAAATGGGGGCCCTTTGctcaaaattattaagaatttgaaGATGGTGACAGCAGAACATAGGGCCTTGTAAAACTTGGGGCCTGTGCCACTGTTCAGCTCCCATGCCCATGATGCTGGCCCTGGGTGTAGGATAAAGTATTATAGTGGTGATGAGCTCAAGCTCTGGGTCTAAACATCTGTTATTTGCCACTTTCACAAAGACCTTGGGAAAAACTCTGAAGCTCAGCTCTCTACCTGCAAAATGGGAGTGATGCCAGCCTCAGAAAGGAACCTGGTAAAGATTGGGCCTCAAGAAATACtggatctggggagttcctgtcgtggatcactggttaatgaatctaagaaccatgaggtttcgggtttgatccctggccttgctcagtgggttgaggatccggcattgccgtgatctgtggtgtaggttgcagactcggctcggatcccgcgttgctgtggctctggcttctgGTGTAGgcttagcagctacagctcctattagacccctggcctgggaacctccatatgctgcgggagtggccctagaaaaggcaaaaagacagaaaaaaagaaaaatactggatctgtagctcagcaggttaagaacacaacatagtgtccatgaggatgcaggttcaatccctggcctcactcaatgggttaaggatccggtattgctgcaagctgtggtgtaggttgttggctgtggctgtggcataggttgttttagatttgacccctagcccagggaccttccatatgctgcaggtgcagccctagaaagaaaagaaggaaggaaggaaggaaatactggACCTGTTTATCTCAAGGATAATCTCTACCTGAGTGTGACTGTTTATAGGCTTCCCCTCCCCTGTGGTGTTCCTGGGAGCCCATGACCCATGGTCAGGAGGAAAGAGATGGGCAAGCCCAGAGCACCTCCCCTTCTGTGGAGGGATGGAGGTGACCTATCCAAGGACACCTTCCCTTCCCGCTGATCCCCAGGGCAGCCTCACAGAGGGGAGAATCTACCTGGGGCAATGCAGGAGCCCAGAGGAGGGTGTCCATTGGGTGACAGACAAGTTTAAACTGCTTCCCGgcctttccttcctccactgAGAATTCACAGTCCACCACGGGCAGGACACTGCTTCTTGGGAATTAGTAAtaataagagttcccatcttggctcagcagaaacgaatcagacgagcatccatgaggatgcaggttcaatgcctggccttgctcagtggtttaaggatccagcattgccatgagctgtggtgtaggttgcagatgtagctcggatcctgcgttgctgtggctctgacgtaggccggcagctgcagctctgattcaacccctagcctggggtgcggccctcaaaagaccacacgctgcaggtgcagccctaaaagaccaaaaaaaaaaaagaattaataataataatagtcatcTTCACATTGGTACTGACTCCTACTGAGTGTGTATTATAGATGGAGACGTGGTCCTAAGCGCTTTTGATCATACATTGTCTTAGCCTCACAGCAATCCTGTATGGAACGCCCTCTTATCATAACACTCATTTTACAGACTGAAAACTCAGACTCTGAGAGAGTTAAGTCATCCGGCCCCAGTCAGAGGGCTGAGCTGTTGCTGAGCCAGGATTTCAGGTCAGGCGGTATGGCTCCTACTTGAAGACCTGGCCCTTCACCCCTCTGGGCTGCGCCTGTGTACTGGGCTCAGTGAGCACTTCCTCACCCTCCACACCAGCACCCCCGCTGACCACCTGTAGGTCATAGAGGCCTTGCACCTGCCCTTTGAAACAATAGTCATTGAGCTATTCAAATAGTTGCAAACAAgtgtgaaattttttaaaaagcttggcTGATAGAGAACACCAGGTCCTccacataaagacaaagaaacaggaaaaaaaaaaaagagagagagactctggGCTGGAAACTAGGAGCAGTCCAGagcagccctgcctcctgggaCAGAGATTTGCTGCCTGGGTGTCCTTGGCTAATTCTAACTCTGTCCCCAGCTGAACGGATGCCTGCTGGAGCCAGGGGGAGCACCAGAGAGCAGAAGTGACAGGCCAGGGCCCACCTGCCAACAGGATCCCACTGCAGGTAAGCCAGGACCCCTTGAGCCAGGAGTAGCCTGAAGGAATCAGCCTGTAACCCCCTGCATACACGTGTTGGAAAGGCCTCAGGCCAGAATCCTGCCCTGAGGTCAGGGGCCTGCAGTGGGTCAGCAGCCTCGGGTGCCTGCTAACCTTTCTTCCTCTATGAAGCCAGCTCTGAGGCCTCCCCTTCTACGCTTCACCCCGTCATAGAATTTAGCAGATCATATTGTTCTTTTATGTTCATGCTGGAGGCACACCTAGGTCGCTTCTGCAGTTCCCCGtttctagcacagtgcctggtacatagtaaggacaaggaaatatttgctgaatattgAACAAATGGTGCCATCCTGGATACTAAGTTATTCCCAGAACTCTGGAAATTCCACACTGGTCTGATCAAACAAGCTCTTCACTCAAATCCGGTAAACATACACTACATATATATACTAAATACCGTGCGTGGTGCTTTGGGCCGTCACCTGTATTATTCGTCCCAAACATGTGTATTAAGTATGTAGAAGTCTCCGTGTTAAAATAGAAGTAAACctcacagccaaaaagaaagggcTTGGACTTCCCCACCCACCTCAGCCCCCCAGGGGGAATTTGAACGTTGTCAAAGCTGCATTTGCAAATATGGTTGGAGTGGCAACAACAGCGCATTATAACTTCGCATCTATTGAATTCAAAATTGTCTTAACAGCAAAGTGGTTCAAATGCtcagaaatatatgtatttgttctACCAGAATCTAGCTCAGTGGTGATTAAATTGTACCTTGCTTCTGAATGACTTTTCAGGGTTATATACGTAATGCCTCATTTAAGGATATTGTAAGTCTTATTCTGAGataattttgaggagttccctggtggctcagtgggctgatgATCTGGAGCGGAGCCAACGCTCCCGTCCCTCCCCTAAAACAGTTCTGGCTTTTCCTCCCTGCCTTTCCTACTCTTCCAGGCCACCTTCTCTGCCTTTCCCGGCACATGTCAGCAACAAATGACCCTCGGCTCCAAATTAATAATTCTGAGGCCACGCTTTCTTGACAAATAGTCTGGGGCTCCCCGAGAGATGCGCCCCCACCCCACTCGGTCCCCTTCCCACGAATCCCAGGCATCCGAGGGGGCGATCCCCGGCGCGTGCAGCCCGCGGGGGCCTGGGGCGCGGGGTGGGGAGGCGGGCCGACTTCAAAGGCCGGCGGCGGGGCAGGCATTTCCGCGGCACCTGCAGAGGCGGCGGGTCCCTCCCGCGGCGCGGCTGGAATCCGCCGCCGGCCGCGAGCAGCGCTTCTCCCGGCCTGGCCGCGAGGAGGCGGGCGCAGGGAGGAGGGGCCGCGGCCGTGATTTAGGGCCGGGCGGTTCCGCTGGCGGCTGCGAAGGTGCCTATTACCGCTTGGCGGGGCCTGGATTTCAGaaattcctcctcttcccctggaAGTTCCGGCGTCGCTCCCCGGAGGGAAGACAGAACTCCCACCTTGGAGAGAAAGCAAGCTGGGATCGAGGGACGGGCTTTCCGGAGAAACTGAGCCCAGGGGGTCCTGAGAACCGGTCCGTCTGTGgagagcccccctcccctcccaggccgGGACCCTCAGCATTTCAGTTTAGAGATAAGCTTGGCCTGGGGGAAATTTGGCAACTGGAAGATTTGGGCCCAGTTACAGGCTCTGCCTCCTGTTCTAGTTATTGGTGCAGAgtagtgaataaaacagacaaaaagctgTCCTCATGGAAGTCACATTCTAGCACAGAGGGCacataataaggaaaataaatgatttatataataagtgctagaggagttcccgtcgtggcgcagtggttaacgactctgactaggaaccgggaggttgtgggtttgatccctggccttgctcagtgggttgaagatctggcgttgcagtgagctgtagggtgggttgcagacatggctcggatcccgcgttgctgtggctgtggcataggctggtggctacagctccgattcgacccctagcctgggaacctccatatgctgcgggtgtggccctagaaaagacaaaaagacaaaataaataaataaataaattctagaagTATATTAGAAAGTGATAAGGAGATCTCTGGTAGCCTAGAGGTTGGAGACTTGGCATTGTCGATGCTGTGGTTCAGCTGgttccctggcaggggaacttccccatgccactggtgtgcccccccccaaaaaaaagaaagaaaaaaggaagggataAATGCTGCTGAACTATAACATTAGAAAAGATAGACAGTAGAGAATGGAGGGAGTGTCAAGGCCAActtgagaaggtgacatctgagtAAGGATTGAATGAGACAAGGCATTGTGGCTTTCTTGAGGAAGACCTTCTAGGCAgcaggaacagcatgtgcaaaggccctgaggcaggagagtATCTACCAGTTCAAAGGGCAGCTGGTTCTGGGGAAGAATAAGAGGAGCTCCAGCTGGTGATATGGTTGCCTGGTCTATTGCAATATCTTGCACTTTTATTGGCAAGAGATGGGAagccattaaatatttattcctttcccTCACTTCATGGACCTTAAATACCAAAGAAAAACCATtagctttctcttcctctgcctgcTAGATGAGGGCTCCCTCCATCCTGCCCCCTCCAGGCTGCACCCACCTTCTTGTCTTAGGGTCttcccaccccccctcccccagtgtccCTGCAGTGTCCCTGCAGTGCTCTGGGGTGtgtcctcctctctcctttcctgcctccacGCCATTTCTTCTGGGGCCCTTGTCTCATCTCTGGGTTTTACAGCTTTCCCTGTCTACTGGCTTCTGTCTTGGAAATTCAGATGTGCTGAGGCTGCTTTCTCTGAGTTAGTCTTCCCCTAAATTCTGGAATGAAAATCTTCTCTCATTCCTTTCATCTCCCTGCCTCAGTTCTCAGCCCTCATAAACCAAGTCTGGCTCTTTGCCCCCCCAAAACTTCTGATCTGCTGAAACCGGCTTCTCTTTCCTTCATCCCCCAGGATCTCAGCAAGCCTTTTCTGACCAATTAAGTTAATTTATTGAGACCATTGTTGACTAGGTCTTGGCTTAGGGACCGAAAATATAATGGTGCACAAAACAGATATGgctcctgctctcatggagcttgcTGTCTTGTCCTGAATACCATCCCAGAAACAACTTACTTCAGTAGCATGAAACAAAAGAACGCAAGGTTTGGAAGTGGTGCAGAGGGCGGACGCCTTCTCTGAGGGGTGAGGAAAGGTTTTGCTGGGAGATGATGCCCGAACTGGATTTCAGAGGATGAACAGGAGTTTGCCAAGCAAGGCAGGAAGGGATGGAAGGGCGGTGAAGATTGAGGGAGCAGCATGTGCCAAGTCCCGGAAGGATAAGCCCTCAGAGTATGATGAGAGAAATACAGTAAACTGGCCAAACCATGATACAAAAGTCCAGGGGGTGATGGGAGAAGAAGCTGGAGGTCACTAGGCATCAGGCCAAAAAGCTTTGAATTTCACCTGTAGGTAACCGGGTACCACAAAAGGATATGAAGTTGAGGGACAAGGCAGTCACATTTGGATGCTAATAGAGCTCTTTTGAACTCTTAGGAGGGATCTAAGGCAGACTCCAGTTAAGAGGCTACTGTAAGGATCCAGGTGAAAGAGGATCCAGGTGAAAAAGGATCCAGGTGAAAGAGCTATGTAGGCAGTTTTAAGAGAGGTGGGCTGGAGTCCACACCCATCTGGAAAGTAGTATTGGCACATGGGGGTGGCCAACCGGGTGAAAAGGAAAGTGCTCGCTTTTCTATATCCTCTTTCAAGAACCAAAGGCCTGGGATTTCGGGCAGCCCCTATTGATGGGTTCTCTGAAGTGTAGGGTCCAACTCTGGCCATAGGAGGAGGCTCAGGAAGGACAGAGAGCTGATGGCATTCTGGCCACCTCTTTCTACAAGACTGGGACACCCGGGACATTCAGGGCACATGGTGaatgttttttgttgtctttgttgtTTGCTCTGTGACATCTGTCCGGGGGAGGAGTGCCACCATGATGAGGCCTGACAGCTAGAACAGACGGGAGTCTGGGTACCTGACCCCTGGACTTGAGCATGCAGGTGTCACAGGCTACTGGGAAGAAATTGCTCCACCTGGACCAGGGCCAGTGGCCTCCCAGAGTCCTGTGAGGGCGTCCATAGGAGGTTAGTGGCTAAGCTGTGGATCCGACCACCCAGTTTCCTATAATACCTATGAGTTTCCCAAACTTAATCCCATTAGACTTTCCATGGCTCCTGGGAACTATCTCAGAGCTGCCCAGTAACTTCCTCTTCTGCTGAAGTGAACCCAGTTGGGTTTTGCTGTTTATAGCCCAAATCCTGACAACCTAGAGCAGAAACTACAGAAGCAACCTGTGGCCTCTCTTCCTTCCAAATCCATCCCTGAACTTGCCAGTTACCAGCTTTGAGACCTGGGGCaggtaacttaacctctctgagcttcagcagCCTCCGCTATGAAGTGGTTTGGTAATTGCCTCATCACTGGAAGGCCCTTGGTGCAATGCCTGCCGTGTAGTTGGCCCTTCACAGCATTTAGTTCTTGTTATTATGGTCTTCTTTCTGGAAGACTTACTCGGCACCCCAAGGGTCCTTTCTTCCACGTTTATGCAGGGATatggccctctcccctccccggcTCCCAGACCACACAGTAACATCCCTCTGTCACTCCTGGAActtgtttcttcttgatttaaaGCTAGACTACTTCTTTGCCCTTCACCTGTATCCACCTCTGCTGTGCCCGTAACACGTGGACAGCAGAGTGGACATTTGGGCCCTGGAGTAAGACCGTTATTTATTAACCGTATAGCCTTGGGCAAGATgcttacttaacctctctgagcctcagtttccgtatctgtaaaatggggatatgcAGTAATACAGCTTTGTCAGATTTGTTGTGAGGATTTGATAAAACAGAGCATGTTCTGCTGTCACAACAGGTCCTGGCTCTTCTAAGGTGCTCTGTGAATATTCACTTTCTCCCCTCCGCTGGCTCTGCTCCCTTCACCAGGCAGCCTGGTGCTGCAGCTGTAAATCATCCAGAAACCAGGagcatcctcctccctcccaccccagcaccaAACTCCTCATCACCTCCAGCCACTAATGACCTGGTGATTGGCTTCTCATTAAAGTGATGACAAAGAGGCCTCTGTGCTTTTAGCTGGGGTCTAATCAGCCCTACATCTGCCCCAGGGTCAGTCGGGG
The Phacochoerus africanus isolate WHEZ1 chromosome 14, ROS_Pafr_v1, whole genome shotgun sequence DNA segment above includes these coding regions:
- the BHLHA9 gene encoding class A basic helix-loop-helix protein 9; translation: MHRGAPGPGLGGLKGAEDSAEDLGSACLGARREFGVLRENGGPCGLGEAEETAGGRKRSRPVRSKARRMAANVRERKRILDYNEAFNALRRALRHDLGGKRLSKIATLRRAIHRITALSLVLRASPTPRWPCGHLECHGQAARAGDAGDPGCRPPQPAPLPAGPFAPRCASCFPHAPLGRPRAVAEAQGAAQTSAGSWRRCPGAPSAWPRGHLRAGPGMGYQHS